A region of Nocardioides sp. JS614 DNA encodes the following proteins:
- a CDS encoding FadR/GntR family transcriptional regulator, with protein MTASPDDRLPVAVLRPVRGHHAFEACVEQLATAIRLGVYPLGATLPAERDLAEQLAVSRATLREAMAALREAGLVETKRGRGGGTVVTLKARSPSGRRAARLTATQRRDWLDALEFRRIVEPGAAYLAARTDLDASARDRLEAALAEVTAARKPAAHRQADSRFHLTVASLADSPRVVEAVTSVQATLHEMLLAIPVLGRNIAHSDRQHGALVKAILTGDADRARRVMEEHCDDTAALLRGLVG; from the coding sequence GTGACTGCCTCCCCCGACGATCGCCTGCCTGTCGCGGTGCTGCGTCCGGTGCGCGGACACCACGCGTTCGAGGCGTGCGTCGAGCAGCTGGCGACCGCGATCCGGCTGGGTGTCTACCCGCTCGGCGCGACGCTGCCCGCGGAGCGTGACCTCGCCGAGCAGCTGGCCGTCTCGCGCGCGACGCTCCGCGAGGCGATGGCGGCGCTGCGCGAGGCGGGGCTGGTCGAGACCAAGCGCGGGCGCGGAGGTGGCACCGTCGTCACCCTCAAGGCCCGCTCCCCCAGCGGCCGTCGGGCTGCGCGCCTCACCGCGACCCAACGCCGGGACTGGCTCGACGCGCTCGAGTTCCGGCGGATCGTCGAGCCGGGCGCGGCGTACCTCGCGGCCCGCACCGACCTGGACGCGTCCGCACGCGACCGGCTGGAGGCTGCGCTCGCGGAGGTGACCGCCGCCAGGAAGCCCGCTGCGCACCGCCAAGCGGACTCGCGGTTCCACCTGACGGTCGCGTCCCTGGCCGACTCGCCGCGAGTGGTCGAGGCCGTGACGTCTGTGCAGGCCACCCTGCACGAGATGCTGCTGGCGATCCCGGTCCTGGGCAGGAACATCGCCCACTCGGACCGGCAGCACGGTGCGCTGGTCAAGGCGATCCTCACGGGGGACGCCGATCGCGCCCGCCGAGTCATGGAAGAGCACTGCGACGACACGGCCGCGCTCCTGCGCGGCCTCGTGGGATAG
- a CDS encoding amino acid permease: MPEAHEPIEAHHLNADEAHLARLGYKQELNRSWSGFSNFAISFSIISILAGCFTTFGQAWNNGGPIAISWGWPIISAFILIIGFTMSELVSAYPTSGGIYWWASKMGGPAAGFFTGWLNLIGLLAVTASVAYGCATFFDLTLNTLSSSWAENYSLTRVFVIFVVILAVAALLNIFSGHLMAVLNNISVWWHVAGAAAVVLILVLVPDVHQSLDFVFTDRVNNSGYAEGAGGGGTYWFLVLPLGFLLTQYTITGFDASAHLSEETQAASEGAAKGIWRSIFYSAVGGWILLLAFLFAVQDPEAVTAGGGGVDLIFGQALGQNWHVLVLAISTAGQFFCTIACLTSASRMTFAFSRDGAIPGSRVWSKVSSTKVPANAVLLVAVIGALITLPALIEVDINGAPVPIAFYAVVSVAVIGLYLAFLIPIWLRWRMGDAFEPGSWTLGKKYKWMNLIAVVEIAIISVYFILPFTPAAAPWNEDFSWKFVNYAPILTFGTLLLLTIWWHASAKKWFTGPKHTIDLEVVEAFDD, from the coding sequence ATGCCCGAAGCACACGAGCCCATCGAGGCTCATCACCTCAATGCGGACGAAGCCCACCTGGCGCGACTCGGGTACAAGCAGGAGCTCAACCGCTCCTGGTCCGGCTTCTCCAACTTCGCGATCTCGTTCTCGATCATCTCGATCCTGGCCGGCTGCTTCACGACGTTCGGCCAGGCGTGGAACAACGGCGGCCCGATCGCGATCTCATGGGGTTGGCCGATCATCTCTGCCTTCATCCTGATCATCGGGTTCACGATGTCCGAGCTGGTCTCGGCGTACCCGACCTCCGGCGGCATCTACTGGTGGGCCTCCAAGATGGGCGGGCCCGCCGCCGGCTTCTTCACCGGCTGGCTCAACCTGATCGGGCTGCTCGCCGTCACCGCCTCCGTCGCCTACGGTTGCGCCACCTTCTTCGACCTCACCCTGAACACGCTCTCGTCGAGCTGGGCCGAGAACTACTCGCTCACCCGGGTCTTCGTGATCTTCGTGGTGATCCTGGCGGTCGCGGCGCTCCTCAACATCTTCAGCGGCCACCTGATGGCGGTGCTCAACAACATCTCGGTGTGGTGGCACGTCGCCGGCGCAGCTGCGGTCGTCCTGATCCTGGTGCTCGTCCCGGACGTCCACCAGAGCCTGGACTTCGTGTTCACCGACCGGGTCAACAACTCCGGATACGCCGAAGGTGCCGGCGGTGGCGGCACCTACTGGTTCCTGGTGCTGCCGCTCGGCTTCCTGCTCACGCAGTACACGATCACCGGGTTCGATGCGTCCGCCCACCTCTCGGAGGAGACGCAGGCCGCGTCGGAGGGCGCCGCGAAGGGCATCTGGAGGTCGATCTTCTACTCGGCGGTCGGCGGCTGGATCCTGCTGCTCGCGTTCCTCTTCGCAGTCCAGGACCCCGAGGCCGTGACCGCCGGCGGAGGCGGTGTCGACCTGATCTTCGGCCAGGCACTCGGCCAGAACTGGCACGTGCTCGTGCTGGCCATCTCGACGGCCGGACAGTTCTTCTGCACCATCGCCTGCCTGACCAGCGCCTCGCGGATGACCTTCGCGTTCAGTCGCGACGGAGCGATCCCGGGCTCGCGTGTGTGGTCGAAGGTCTCCTCGACGAAGGTCCCGGCGAATGCCGTGCTGTTGGTGGCCGTCATCGGTGCACTGATCACGCTGCCCGCGTTGATCGAGGTCGACATCAACGGCGCCCCGGTGCCGATCGCGTTCTACGCGGTGGTCTCGGTGGCGGTCATCGGGCTCTACCTGGCGTTCCTCATCCCGATCTGGCTGCGCTGGCGGATGGGCGATGCGTTCGAGCCGGGGAGCTGGACGCTCGGCAAGAAGTACAAGTGGATGAACCTCATCGCGGTCGTCGAGATCGCCATCATCTCCGTGTACTTCATCCTGCCGTTCACCCCCGCCGCCGCACCGTGGAACGAGGACTTCTCCTGGAAGTTCGTGAACTACGCGCCGATCCTGACGTTCGGCACGCTGCTCCTGCTGACGATCTGGTGGCACGCGTCGGCGAAGAAGTGGTTCACCGGGCCCAAGCACACGATCGACCTGGAGGTCGTCGAGGCGTTCGACGACTGA
- a CDS encoding phosphotransferase, producing MDQTPALDRLACLAGRSWRLEELPGGLTNVNLHVVTEDRGPRLDLVVRCSQGDPELLGIDRDAEAAHTEVAAATGVAAGVVEYRPDLGLLVIEFLEGKALVNADFADPGVVTRAAASCRVLHAGPAFGTDFDMFARQADYLRTARDHGYRVPADYEDHADAWADVRRALAATPHPRVPCNNDLLAANFIDDGDRVWLIDYEYSGNNEAAFELGNTATECGFSLDQVEAYVAAYFGSPTPADLARVRLQMLCSEYGWSLWGFIQEAVSPIEFDFHAWGMERYEKAVATFRGPDLAGLLADVAQDGG from the coding sequence GTGGACCAGACACCTGCCCTGGACCGCCTCGCCTGCCTGGCGGGGCGGTCCTGGCGGCTCGAGGAGCTGCCCGGCGGGCTGACCAACGTCAACCTCCACGTCGTCACCGAGGACCGGGGGCCTCGGCTCGACCTGGTGGTGCGGTGCTCCCAGGGCGACCCGGAGCTGCTCGGGATCGACCGCGACGCCGAGGCCGCGCACACCGAGGTCGCGGCGGCGACCGGGGTGGCCGCCGGAGTGGTCGAGTACCGGCCCGACCTCGGCCTGCTGGTGATCGAGTTCCTCGAGGGGAAGGCGCTGGTGAACGCCGACTTCGCGGACCCCGGCGTGGTCACGCGCGCTGCCGCGTCCTGCCGGGTGCTGCACGCCGGCCCGGCCTTCGGCACCGACTTCGACATGTTCGCTCGGCAGGCCGACTACCTGCGCACGGCCCGCGACCACGGCTACCGCGTCCCGGCGGACTACGAGGACCACGCCGACGCGTGGGCCGACGTACGCCGCGCCCTCGCGGCGACACCGCACCCCCGGGTTCCCTGCAACAACGACCTGCTGGCCGCGAACTTCATCGATGACGGCGACCGGGTCTGGCTGATCGACTACGAGTACTCCGGCAACAACGAGGCCGCCTTCGAGCTCGGCAACACCGCGACCGAGTGCGGCTTCTCGCTCGACCAGGTCGAGGCGTACGTGGCGGCCTACTTCGGGTCGCCGACGCCCGCCGACCTGGCCCGGGTCCGCCTGCAGATGCTCTGCAGCGAGTACGGGTGGTCGCTGTGGGGCTTCATCCAGGAGGCCGTGAGCCCGATCGAGTTCGACTTCCACGCCTGGGGCATGGAGCGCTACGAGAAGGCGGTCGCGACCTTCCGCGGACCCGATCTCGCGGGACTGCTGGCCGACGTGGCCCAGGACGGTGGTTGA
- a CDS encoding GcvT family protein, which yields MADLPGRARVVVVGGGVIGASVAYHLTGLGWTDVLLLEQGTLSCGTTWHAAGLVGPLRASESGTRLVQYSAELYAALEAETGLATGYRNVGGVIVARTPERLVQLRRTAANAAAYDLPCELVSPARAQELWPPMRVDDLLGAIWLPGDGKVNPTDLTQSLAKGARQRGARIAERTRVTGFTVAEGAAGRRVTGVVTDRGTIEAEVVVNCAGQWAKALGDLVGVTIPLHSAEHFYVVTEAVAGAHPDLPIMRDPDGWTYFKEETGGLVVGGFEPEAKPWRSPDDLPHPFEFQLLDEDWEHFSVLMDEALRRIPVLEETGIRKFYNGPESFTPDNQFLLGEAPGLRGYFVGAGFNSVGIASAGGAGRALAEWIVAGEPQDDLVGVDIRRFAPFQADTGWLRSRVAEVLGLHYALPWPNRELETGRPQRCSPLYERTAAAGALFGTRMGWERPNVFGPPGARLDYSWGKPAWLPWSAAEQRAARTGVAVFDQTSFSKYVVAGPGALAGLQWVCAADVDVPVGRCVYTPFLNERGTYEADLTVTRTGPEEFLLVSSSATTVRDLDWLARHGVPAEDVTERYAVLGVMGPRARSLLAACSPDDWSEEGFAFATSREVTVGGVLLRATRMTYVGELGWELTIPVADAVTVYDAVRAGGAVDAGYYAIESLRLEKGYRAFGRELTPDLGPVEAGLVFATGLAGDGDFLGRTALREHRAALADGGPRRRVVSLVLESLEPMLWGGELLLRDGDPAGQVTSAAWGETVGSCVGLALLRADGPVTATTLASGGFEVDVAGERYAVRVSLQAPLA from the coding sequence GTGGCTGACCTTCCTGGGCGGGCCCGCGTCGTGGTCGTCGGCGGTGGCGTGATCGGTGCCTCGGTCGCCTATCACCTCACCGGGCTCGGCTGGACCGACGTGCTGCTGCTCGAGCAGGGCACCCTCTCGTGCGGCACCACCTGGCACGCGGCCGGGCTGGTCGGGCCGCTGCGCGCGTCCGAGAGCGGCACCCGGCTGGTGCAGTACTCGGCCGAGCTGTACGCCGCCCTCGAGGCGGAGACCGGCCTCGCGACCGGCTACCGCAACGTCGGTGGGGTGATCGTCGCGCGGACGCCCGAGCGGCTGGTGCAGCTGCGCCGGACGGCAGCGAACGCCGCGGCCTACGACCTGCCCTGCGAGCTGGTGTCGCCGGCCCGGGCCCAGGAGCTCTGGCCACCGATGCGGGTCGACGACCTGCTCGGCGCGATCTGGCTGCCCGGCGACGGCAAGGTGAACCCCACTGACCTCACCCAGTCACTGGCGAAGGGCGCCCGGCAGCGCGGCGCACGGATCGCCGAGCGGACCCGGGTCACCGGCTTCACCGTGGCGGAGGGCGCCGCCGGCCGCCGCGTCACCGGGGTCGTCACCGACCGCGGGACGATCGAGGCCGAGGTGGTCGTCAACTGCGCGGGCCAGTGGGCCAAGGCGCTCGGGGACCTGGTCGGCGTCACGATCCCGCTGCACTCCGCCGAGCACTTCTACGTGGTGACGGAGGCGGTCGCGGGCGCCCACCCCGACCTGCCGATCATGCGCGACCCCGACGGCTGGACGTACTTCAAGGAGGAGACCGGCGGGCTCGTCGTCGGCGGCTTCGAGCCGGAGGCCAAGCCGTGGCGCTCGCCCGACGACCTGCCCCACCCCTTCGAGTTCCAGCTGCTCGACGAGGACTGGGAGCACTTCTCGGTGCTGATGGACGAAGCCCTGCGGCGGATTCCCGTGCTCGAGGAGACCGGCATCCGGAAGTTCTACAACGGCCCGGAGTCGTTCACGCCCGACAACCAGTTCCTGCTCGGCGAGGCGCCGGGACTGCGCGGCTACTTCGTGGGAGCGGGCTTCAACTCGGTCGGCATCGCCTCGGCGGGCGGCGCCGGTCGGGCGCTCGCGGAGTGGATCGTCGCCGGTGAGCCGCAGGACGACCTGGTGGGGGTCGACATCCGCCGGTTCGCGCCGTTCCAGGCCGACACCGGGTGGCTGCGCTCGCGGGTCGCCGAGGTGCTCGGGCTGCACTACGCGCTGCCGTGGCCCAACCGCGAGCTCGAGACCGGCCGGCCGCAGCGCTGCTCCCCGTTGTACGAACGCACTGCGGCCGCGGGCGCGCTGTTCGGCACCCGGATGGGCTGGGAGCGGCCCAACGTCTTCGGCCCGCCGGGAGCCCGGCTGGACTACTCCTGGGGGAAGCCGGCCTGGCTGCCGTGGTCGGCGGCCGAGCAGCGAGCCGCCCGGACCGGCGTGGCCGTGTTCGACCAGACCTCGTTCTCGAAGTACGTCGTGGCCGGGCCGGGCGCCCTGGCCGGCCTGCAGTGGGTGTGCGCCGCCGACGTCGACGTTCCGGTCGGCCGTTGCGTCTACACGCCGTTCCTGAACGAGCGCGGCACCTACGAGGCAGACCTGACGGTCACCAGGACCGGACCGGAGGAGTTCCTCCTCGTCTCCAGCTCCGCGACCACCGTCCGCGACCTGGACTGGCTGGCCCGGCACGGCGTCCCTGCCGAGGACGTCACCGAGCGGTACGCCGTGCTGGGCGTGATGGGCCCGCGGGCCCGGAGTCTCCTGGCCGCGTGCTCGCCGGACGACTGGTCCGAGGAGGGCTTCGCGTTCGCGACCAGCCGCGAGGTCACCGTCGGCGGTGTGCTGCTGCGCGCGACCCGGATGACCTACGTCGGTGAGCTCGGCTGGGAGCTGACGATCCCGGTCGCGGATGCGGTCACCGTCTACGACGCCGTCCGGGCGGGCGGAGCAGTGGATGCCGGCTACTACGCGATCGAGTCGCTACGCCTCGAGAAGGGCTACCGCGCGTTCGGTCGCGAGCTCACCCCGGACCTGGGGCCGGTCGAGGCGGGCCTGGTCTTCGCCACCGGGCTGGCCGGCGACGGGGACTTCCTCGGCCGGACGGCTCTGAGGGAGCACCGCGCGGCGCTGGCGGACGGGGGTCCCCGGCGACGGGTGGTCTCCCTCGTCCTCGAGTCGCTCGAGCCGATGCTCTGGGGTGGCGAGCTGCTGCTGCGCGACGGCGACCCCGCGGGCCAGGTCACCAGCGCCGCGTGGGGCGAGACCGTCGGCTCCTGCGTCGGGCTCGCCCTCCTGCGGGCCGACGGCCCGGTGACGGCCACCACGCTGGCGAGCGGCGGGTTCGAGGTCGACGTCGCGGGGGAGCGGTACGCCGTGCGGGTCTCGCTGCAGGCACCGCTGGCCTGA
- a CDS encoding MmcQ/YjbR family DNA-binding protein has translation MTTRSRPARVEDVHELARAMPHVTVYPGTEHKPVYQVGGKSFVFFRNPRPDATDPETGERYDDVIVFWVADEGDKLALVQDDSSPFFTTPHFDGHLSVLLRAGRLGEITYDELAEVVQDAWLSRASAARRSRWLREHPPG, from the coding sequence ATGACGACGCGGTCCCGGCCGGCACGGGTCGAGGACGTGCACGAGCTGGCGCGCGCCATGCCGCACGTGACCGTGTACCCCGGCACCGAGCACAAGCCCGTCTACCAGGTCGGCGGCAAGTCGTTCGTGTTCTTCCGCAACCCACGGCCCGACGCCACCGACCCCGAGACAGGGGAGCGGTACGACGACGTCATCGTGTTCTGGGTGGCCGACGAGGGCGACAAGCTCGCCTTGGTGCAGGACGACTCCTCGCCGTTCTTCACGACGCCGCACTTCGACGGTCACCTCTCGGTCCTGCTGCGGGCCGGCCGCCTCGGCGAGATCACCTATGACGAGCTCGCCGAGGTGGTGCAGGACGCCTGGCTCTCGCGGGCCTCGGCCGCCCGGCGGTCGCGTTGGCTCAGGGAGCACCCACCGGGCTGA
- a CDS encoding DMT family transporter — translation MTATLRRELPSVRIGLLQVFAAGVLWGTGGLVVTVLHERDGLGAMTVSAWRMALAAAALIAFSALTGRWARTRAALRAHPVLAVLVGGGTAAYQGLYFLSVLMVGVSVATVVSLGLAPVLAAGWEHLVERSTPSAREVLVLAAALGGLLLISGTAGDRADAPGDDPTLGLLLAVLAGVTYAATTVLGHTLAKRVDPVALTTCATGAGAILLLPFFAVAAARGEPVLSSDPVSTTLLIYLGVATMALSYGLLYAGLRTTSGSAATIATLVEPLSAALLAAVLLGERLPWPALAGGVLILAAVVALRPTEDLSPVGAP, via the coding sequence GTGACGGCGACCCTGCGGCGCGAGCTGCCGAGCGTGCGCATCGGGCTGCTGCAGGTGTTCGCGGCCGGGGTGCTGTGGGGAACGGGCGGCCTGGTCGTCACCGTCCTGCACGAGCGCGACGGGCTCGGGGCGATGACGGTGAGCGCCTGGCGGATGGCGCTCGCCGCGGCGGCGCTGATCGCCTTCTCCGCCCTCACCGGCCGGTGGGCCAGGACGCGCGCGGCGCTGCGCGCGCACCCCGTCCTGGCCGTGCTCGTGGGCGGCGGCACCGCCGCCTACCAGGGCCTGTACTTCCTTTCCGTGCTGATGGTCGGCGTCAGCGTGGCCACCGTCGTCTCCCTGGGCCTCGCGCCGGTCCTGGCCGCCGGCTGGGAGCACCTGGTCGAACGGTCGACCCCGTCGGCCCGGGAGGTCCTCGTGCTGGCTGCGGCACTCGGCGGGCTGCTCCTGATCAGCGGCACGGCCGGCGACCGCGCCGACGCCCCCGGCGACGACCCCACCCTCGGGCTGCTGCTCGCGGTGCTGGCCGGCGTGACCTACGCCGCGACCACGGTGCTCGGGCACACCCTGGCCAAGCGGGTCGACCCGGTCGCCCTGACCACCTGCGCGACCGGTGCCGGTGCGATCCTCCTGCTCCCGTTCTTCGCGGTCGCGGCCGCGCGGGGGGAGCCGGTGCTCAGCTCCGACCCGGTCTCCACGACGTTGCTGATCTACCTCGGCGTCGCGACGATGGCGCTGTCGTACGGCCTCCTGTACGCCGGACTGCGCACCACGTCGGGCTCGGCGGCCACCATCGCGACCCTGGTGGAGCCGCTCTCGGCGGCCCTGCTCGCCGCGGTGCTGCTGGGCGAACGGCTGCCCTGGCCGGCGCTCGCCGGGGGTGTCCTGATCCTGGCGGCCGTCGTCGCGCTGCGACCGACGGAGGACCTCAGCCCGGTGGGTGCTCCCTGA
- a CDS encoding class F sortase, with product MPELGTRRAPTRRHPAWVAAAGAALLAAGAALWWAQATRTQALTADPAARAAERPATGAVAEPVRAPREPGAPQRIRIPALRVDAPVLPVRAPGRTLVPPSDPLRLGWWADGAKPGATTGSALVAGHTVHDGGGALDHLEDLERGDAVVVRTDKSTIRYEVRRVRVYSKGAIAEHATELFSQRVPGRLVLVTCEDWDGERYLSNVVVTATPAG from the coding sequence ATGCCTGAGCTCGGGACGCGGAGGGCGCCCACCCGCCGCCACCCCGCGTGGGTGGCGGCGGCCGGCGCCGCGCTGCTGGCCGCCGGCGCCGCCCTCTGGTGGGCGCAGGCGACCCGCACCCAGGCCCTGACCGCGGACCCGGCTGCCCGGGCGGCCGAGCGGCCGGCCACCGGCGCCGTCGCCGAGCCGGTCCGCGCTCCCCGCGAGCCGGGGGCGCCGCAGCGCATCCGGATCCCGGCCCTGCGGGTGGACGCCCCGGTGCTCCCGGTGCGGGCGCCCGGACGAACACTGGTGCCGCCCAGCGACCCGCTCCGGCTCGGCTGGTGGGCCGACGGCGCCAAGCCGGGCGCGACCACCGGCAGCGCGCTGGTGGCCGGGCACACGGTCCACGACGGAGGCGGAGCACTCGACCACCTCGAGGACCTCGAGCGCGGTGACGCGGTCGTGGTCCGCACCGACAAGAGCACGATCCGCTACGAGGTGCGCCGCGTCCGGGTCTACAGCAAGGGGGCCATCGCCGAGCACGCCACCGAGCTGTTCAGCCAGCGGGTGCCCGGCCGCCTGGTCCTGGTCACCTGCGAGGACTGGGACGGCGAGCGCTACCTGAGCAACGTCGTGGTCACCGCGACGCCGGCCGGGTAG
- a CDS encoding LLM class flavin-dependent oxidoreductase: MQFGIFSVGDVTTDPTTGHTPTEHERIKAQVEIAKKAEEVGLDVVAVGQHHNPPFVASSPTTTMAYIAAQTERILLSTSTTLITTTDPVRIAEDYGTLQHLTDGRMDLMLGRGNTGPVYPWFGKDIREGINLAIENYALLHRLWHEDVVSWEGRFRTPLQGFTSTPRPLDGVAPFVWHGSIRSPEIAEQAAYYGDGFFSNHIFWPASHTKQMIALYRRRFEHYGHGTAAQAIVGLGGQFFMRKNSQDAVREFRPYFDNAPVYGHGPSMEEFTAQTPLTVGSTQQVLERTLSFREYVGDYQRQLFLVDHAGLPTKIVLEQLDLLGEILPDLRAGFAEGRPADVPDAPTHAARVAAAGGPHDSTLHAVDDVTGVSV; the protein is encoded by the coding sequence ATGCAGTTCGGGATCTTCTCCGTCGGCGACGTGACGACGGACCCCACCACCGGACACACGCCGACCGAGCACGAGCGGATCAAGGCGCAGGTGGAGATCGCGAAGAAGGCCGAGGAGGTCGGCCTGGACGTGGTCGCGGTCGGCCAGCACCACAACCCGCCGTTCGTCGCCTCGTCCCCGACCACGACGATGGCCTACATCGCCGCCCAGACCGAGCGGATCCTGCTCTCGACCTCGACCACGCTGATCACCACCACGGACCCGGTGCGGATCGCCGAGGACTACGGCACGCTCCAGCACCTCACCGACGGCCGGATGGACCTGATGCTGGGCCGCGGCAACACCGGCCCCGTCTACCCGTGGTTCGGCAAGGACATCCGCGAGGGCATCAACCTCGCCATCGAGAACTACGCGCTGCTGCACCGGCTGTGGCACGAGGACGTCGTGAGCTGGGAGGGCCGGTTCCGCACGCCGCTGCAGGGCTTCACCTCGACGCCGCGGCCGCTGGACGGCGTCGCGCCGTTCGTCTGGCACGGGTCGATCCGCAGTCCCGAGATCGCCGAACAGGCGGCGTACTACGGCGACGGCTTCTTCTCCAACCACATCTTCTGGCCCGCCTCCCACACCAAGCAGATGATCGCGCTCTACCGGCGCCGCTTCGAGCACTACGGCCACGGCACCGCTGCGCAGGCGATCGTCGGCCTCGGCGGCCAGTTCTTCATGCGCAAGAACAGCCAGGACGCGGTGCGCGAGTTCCGTCCGTACTTCGACAACGCACCGGTCTACGGCCACGGCCCGTCGATGGAGGAGTTCACCGCGCAGACGCCGCTCACCGTCGGCTCCACCCAGCAGGTGCTCGAGCGCACGCTGAGCTTCCGCGAGTACGTCGGCGACTACCAGCGCCAGCTGTTCCTCGTCGACCACGCCGGTCTCCCGACGAAGATCGTCCTCGAGCAGCTCGACCTGCTCGGCGAGATCCTCCCCGACCTGCGGGCCGGCTTCGCGGAGGGCCGCCCCGCGGACGTGCCGGACGCGCCCACCCACGCCGCCCGGGTCGCCGCCGCCGGCGGTCCGCACGACTCCACGCTGCACGCCGTCGACGACGTCACCGGGGTGTCGGTATGA
- a CDS encoding FMN reductase, which produces MSTRLVVVSAGLSVPSSTRLLADRLASAAVAAVHEPVEVDVIELRPLAHALADNLLTGFPSGELADAIETVRRADAVIAVTPVFSASYSGLFKSFFDVLDSDVLEGLPVLVAATAGTARHSLVLEHALRPLFTYLHAVVVPTGVFAASEDFGGPGLEARIQRAAGELAALLAGAPRRRARTIEDEFADPTPFEELLRGA; this is translated from the coding sequence ATGAGCACCCGCCTGGTCGTCGTCAGCGCCGGCCTGAGCGTGCCGTCCTCGACCCGGCTCCTGGCCGACCGGCTCGCCTCCGCGGCAGTCGCCGCCGTGCACGAGCCGGTCGAGGTCGACGTGATCGAGCTGCGGCCCCTGGCGCACGCCCTGGCCGACAACCTGCTCACCGGCTTCCCCTCCGGTGAGCTGGCCGACGCCATCGAGACGGTCCGCCGCGCGGACGCCGTGATCGCCGTGACACCGGTGTTCTCCGCGTCCTACAGCGGCCTGTTCAAGTCGTTCTTCGACGTGCTCGACAGCGACGTGCTGGAGGGCTTGCCGGTCCTGGTGGCGGCAACGGCGGGCACGGCCCGGCACTCACTGGTGCTCGAGCACGCGCTCCGGCCCTTGTTCACCTACCTGCACGCGGTGGTGGTCCCCACCGGTGTCTTCGCGGCGAGCGAGGACTTCGGGGGGCCGGGGCTCGAGGCCCGGATCCAGCGGGCGGCCGGCGAGCTGGCCGCGCTGCTGGCCGGAGCGCCGCGCCGGCGGGCGCGGACGATCGAGGACGAGTTCGCAGACCCGACGCCCTTCGAGGAGCTGCTGCGCGGCGCCTGA
- a CDS encoding YbhB/YbcL family Raf kinase inhibitor-like protein, whose protein sequence is MSLDRPVSPNPYDLLPAVPSFTVTSADVTDGRPLKDDQVAAAGNTSPQLSWEGAPEGTKSYTVTCFDPDAPTPSGFWHWVLVDLPAEVTSLDAGAGAEGATLPGGAFMCRNDGGPKAFMGAAPPQGDQVHRYFFVVHAVQEDSLGVDSDASPAVVSFNLAFKTAGRAILHGTYQH, encoded by the coding sequence ATGAGCCTCGACCGGCCCGTCAGTCCGAACCCGTACGACCTGCTGCCCGCCGTCCCCTCGTTCACGGTGACCAGTGCGGACGTCACCGACGGCCGGCCGCTGAAGGACGACCAGGTCGCCGCGGCGGGCAACACCTCGCCCCAGCTGTCCTGGGAGGGCGCCCCGGAGGGCACCAAGAGCTACACCGTCACCTGCTTCGACCCGGACGCGCCGACGCCGAGCGGCTTCTGGCACTGGGTGCTGGTCGACCTTCCCGCCGAGGTGACCTCGCTCGACGCCGGGGCGGGCGCCGAGGGCGCGACCCTCCCGGGCGGGGCCTTCATGTGCCGCAACGACGGCGGCCCGAAGGCGTTCATGGGGGCGGCTCCCCCGCAGGGCGACCAGGTGCACCGCTACTTCTTCGTGGTGCACGCCGTGCAGGAGGACTCGCTCGGCGTCGACTCCGACGCCTCGCCCGCGGTGGTCTCGTTCAACCTCGCGTTCAAGACCGCGGGCCGGGCCATCCTGCACGGCACGTACCAGCACTGA